Proteins encoded by one window of Halichondria panicea chromosome 8, odHalPani1.1, whole genome shotgun sequence:
- the LOC135339821 gene encoding osteocalcin 2-like encodes MARLIIVTLLALATLTLVAEAYPVRCYRDRYSCNKYCGYGYACSSWYHYEHCCQKAVNSDDSKSDSSVSESSESNGDSRSDDSTSNRSTGSESSSDSSSQDSSSKSSRSGSSSSSKSSSSGSNSSKSGSSSSSKSSSSGSNSSKSGSSSSSDSGKQNNGKKYY; translated from the coding sequence GTGGCAGAGGCGTACCCAGTGCGTTGTTACAgggaccgctacagctgcaacAAATATTGTGGTTATGGCTATGCCTGTAGTTCTTGGTATCACTATGAACATTGCTGTCAGAAGGCTGTCAATTCTGATGACTCAAAATCCGACTCCAGTGTCAGTGAATCATCGGAGTCCAACGGCGATAGTCGTTCTGATGATAGCACCAGCAATCGCTCAACAGGATCTGAATCGAGCTCTGACTCTTCAAGCCAAGATTCGAGCTCCAAATCATCCCGTTCAGGTTCCAGCTCAAGCTCTAAATCATCGAGTTCAGGTTCCAATTCCTCCAAATCTGGTTCCAGCTCAAGCTCTAAATCATCGAGTTCAGGTTCCAATTCCTCCAAATCTGGTTCCAGCTCAAGCTCTGACTCTGGAAAACAAAACAACGGGAAAAAGTATTACTAG